Proteins from a single region of Coleofasciculus sp. FACHB-1120:
- a CDS encoding DEAD/DEAH box helicase, giving the protein MKILHGTWIPKAEANFLQTGAFYLWVETSILKKRCNSQKNLHPSHLAKDDLEAFLTNELGIAAPYHKINENISTQYIALPTANNQPLPSPELIKYLEEEVNEDYEGFTDWEIDTYEVNTRVKTGSYSYTKVSNVIKLLNDIHFLALHNLGEIIIGSDLLFWYHYTQAFKQIIFKDQYIPSLKYRELPAVTKGKRKQTANPFEIYSGWEIVSEKYETLIQRYADYMPLVCVAGSSVPRTTVEFFSKESFLCHFSECLLHEIITQTPSTAKFNQQIANTILYDCFYLDAKNPQTTEKALEEYKQWYAWKAKLTRSQNTGNFDLCFQLKEASSETDNWQITFLANSKQDPSLKLSLGDYWRLNQKTKKNIQKYFGKDFENNLLLNLGYAARMYPKLWQGLETDQPIGLQLNLQEAFEFLKESAWVLEDSGYKVIVPAWWTPDGRRKARVRLKTSSRSVGKSKAANKGYFSLDAIVEYQYELSIGGHPVTQKEWQQLVQAKTPLVQFRGQWIELDQEKMQQMLEFWQFHAKEQPEMTLLDFMKLAAATEDDIEVEHDQTLSEMMAKLEDKSRLEPVQNPPRLQGNLREYQKRGVSWLQYLETLGLNGCLADDMGLGKSVQVIARLVNEKESADSILPTLLIAPTSVVGNWQKEIEKFAPHIQAMVHHGTSRIQQVADFKEACLKHDVVITSFTLTRKDEKLLHSLKWHRVVVDEAQNIKNPKAAQTKAILKLTANHRLALTGTPVENRLLDLWSIFNFLNPGYLGKEAQFRKGFEIPIQKDNNRVKSATLKKLVEPFILRRVKTDQSIINDLPDKVEQKLYCNLTKEQASLYEAVVKDVSEKINDSEGIQRKGLILSTLLRLKQICNHPAQFLQDGSEFSTARSHKLSRLAEMVEEAISEGESLLIFSQFKEICDSLEKYLKHTYHYNTYYIHGGTNRNKREQMISEFQNPETEPSVFILSLKAGGVGITLTKANHVFHFDRWWNPAVEDQATDRAFRIGQNKNVFVHKFIAIGTLEERIDKMIEDKKKLSSVVVGTDEAWLTELDNEAFKQLISLNKAAILE; this is encoded by the coding sequence ATGAAAATCCTCCACGGTACTTGGATTCCTAAGGCAGAAGCTAATTTCCTACAAACAGGTGCATTTTACCTGTGGGTAGAAACCTCAATTTTAAAAAAACGCTGCAACTCGCAAAAAAACCTCCATCCCAGCCATCTTGCAAAAGACGACTTGGAAGCTTTTCTAACCAATGAACTGGGAATCGCAGCACCTTATCATAAGATTAACGAGAATATTTCTACTCAATACATTGCCCTTCCCACCGCAAATAACCAGCCTCTTCCTTCTCCTGAATTAATTAAATATTTGGAAGAAGAAGTTAACGAAGACTATGAAGGATTTACAGACTGGGAAATCGATACTTATGAAGTCAATACTAGGGTAAAAACCGGCAGTTATAGCTATACCAAGGTTAGCAATGTTATTAAACTGCTCAATGATATTCACTTCTTGGCTTTACATAACCTTGGCGAAATTATCATTGGTTCAGACCTCCTATTTTGGTATCACTATACCCAAGCCTTCAAACAAATTATATTCAAAGACCAATATATTCCCAGCCTCAAATATCGAGAACTTCCTGCTGTAACCAAAGGAAAACGCAAGCAAACAGCGAATCCCTTTGAAATTTATTCAGGATGGGAGATTGTTTCCGAAAAATACGAAACCTTAATTCAAAGATACGCAGACTATATGCCTCTAGTTTGCGTTGCCGGTTCTTCCGTACCTCGGACAACAGTTGAATTCTTTTCTAAAGAAAGCTTTCTCTGCCACTTTTCTGAATGTCTGTTGCATGAAATAATTACCCAAACTCCCTCGACTGCTAAATTCAATCAACAGATTGCAAATACTATCCTTTATGATTGTTTTTACTTGGATGCTAAGAACCCACAAACTACCGAAAAAGCTTTAGAAGAATACAAACAATGGTATGCCTGGAAAGCCAAACTAACCCGCAGCCAAAATACAGGAAATTTTGACCTCTGCTTTCAGTTAAAAGAAGCTAGCTCGGAAACCGATAACTGGCAAATTACTTTTTTGGCTAACTCCAAACAAGATCCCTCTTTAAAACTTTCCTTAGGAGATTATTGGCGACTAAATCAGAAAACTAAAAAAAATATTCAAAAATACTTTGGCAAAGATTTTGAAAATAATCTGCTTTTGAATTTGGGATATGCAGCGCGGATGTATCCTAAACTATGGCAGGGATTGGAAACCGACCAGCCAATTGGGTTGCAACTTAATCTGCAAGAAGCCTTTGAATTTCTCAAAGAAAGCGCCTGGGTATTAGAAGATTCCGGTTACAAAGTCATCGTTCCCGCCTGGTGGACGCCGGATGGTCGTCGGAAAGCCAGAGTTCGGCTGAAAACGTCTTCTCGAAGCGTTGGTAAATCCAAAGCTGCTAACAAAGGATACTTTAGTTTAGACGCGATTGTAGAGTATCAATACGAGCTATCAATTGGCGGTCATCCGGTTACTCAAAAAGAATGGCAGCAACTCGTCCAAGCGAAAACACCATTGGTACAATTTCGCGGTCAGTGGATAGAACTAGACCAAGAAAAGATGCAGCAAATGTTGGAATTCTGGCAATTTCACGCTAAAGAGCAGCCAGAAATGACTCTGTTAGATTTCATGAAATTAGCCGCAGCAACGGAGGATGATATTGAGGTCGAGCATGACCAGACATTGTCAGAAATGATGGCGAAATTGGAGGATAAAAGTAGACTGGAGCCGGTTCAAAATCCGCCAAGGTTGCAAGGAAATTTACGCGAATACCAAAAACGCGGCGTGTCCTGGTTGCAATATTTAGAAACGCTCGGTCTAAATGGTTGTCTTGCTGATGATATGGGATTGGGTAAGTCGGTTCAAGTAATTGCTCGGTTGGTCAATGAAAAAGAATCGGCAGATTCAATCCTACCGACTTTGCTGATTGCACCAACATCCGTTGTCGGAAATTGGCAAAAAGAAATCGAAAAATTTGCGCCTCATATACAAGCAATGGTGCATCATGGCACTAGCCGCATTCAACAAGTCGCTGATTTTAAAGAAGCTTGTCTTAAGCATGATGTAGTGATTACATCGTTTACTTTAACTCGAAAAGATGAAAAACTTTTGCATAGTCTAAAGTGGCATCGAGTGGTAGTGGATGAAGCGCAAAATATCAAAAATCCTAAAGCGGCTCAAACCAAGGCAATTTTAAAGTTGACTGCTAACCATCGACTGGCACTAACGGGAACACCAGTAGAAAATAGGTTACTAGATTTATGGTCAATTTTTAACTTTTTAAATCCTGGCTACCTGGGGAAAGAAGCACAATTTCGGAAAGGCTTTGAGATCCCAATTCAGAAAGATAATAATCGGGTAAAGTCTGCGACCTTGAAGAAATTAGTAGAGCCTTTTATTTTACGTCGAGTCAAGACCGACCAATCAATTATTAACGATCTGCCGGATAAAGTTGAACAGAAACTATATTGCAATTTGACGAAAGAACAAGCTTCTCTTTATGAAGCTGTCGTTAAAGATGTGAGCGAAAAAATTAATGATTCCGAAGGAATTCAGCGCAAAGGGTTAATTTTGTCAACCTTGCTGAGGCTGAAACAAATCTGCAATCATCCAGCGCAATTTTTACAAGATGGGAGCGAATTTTCAACCGCGCGATCGCATAAACTCAGCCGTCTGGCGGAAATGGTCGAGGAAGCAATTTCTGAAGGCGAAAGTTTGCTGATTTTTAGCCAATTCAAGGAAATTTGCGACTCTCTAGAAAAATACCTCAAACATACTTACCATTACAACACTTATTACATTCACGGAGGCACCAACCGCAACAAGCGAGAACAAATGATTAGCGAATTTCAAAATCCAGAAACAGAACCATCGGTGTTTATTCTCTCTCTCAAAGCTGGCGGCGTTGGCATTACGTTAACGAAAGCAAATCACGTTTTCCACTTTGACCGCTGGTGGAACCCCGCTGTCGAAGATCAGGCAACAGATAGAGCTTTCCGGATTGGTCAGAATAAAAATGTATTTGTTCACAAATTTATTGCCATTGGAACTTTGGAAGAACGCATCGATAAAATGATTGAAGATAAGAAAAAGCTGTCTTCTGTTGTTGTCGGTACCGATGAAGCTTGGCTGACAGAACTCGATAACGAAGCCTTTAAACAACTGATTTCACTTAACAAAGCTGCAATCTTGGAGTAA
- the aroF gene encoding 3-deoxy-7-phosphoheptulonate synthase — MINAKLASQSHANHQTTVKLSEQVSFGGTELAIVGGPCTVESLEQMETVASQLGAAPVQALRGGVYKPRTSPYAFQGMGVEGLQILADVRSRYGVPVVTEVMSIGQIEAVATHADMLQIGSRNMQNFDLLKALGQAGKPILLKRGLASTIEEFVMAAEYILSHGNPDVVLCERGIRSFDNYTRNVLDLGAVAALKQITHLPVIVDPSHAVGKRELVAPLAKAAIACGADGLIIECHPEPEKSVSDARQALSLEDMVDLVHSLRPVAAAVGRRISEVGAGFSLKPAPIHFSAKKPCGLTA; from the coding sequence ATGATTAACGCCAAACTTGCCTCGCAATCCCACGCCAATCACCAAACTACTGTCAAACTTTCCGAACAAGTTTCCTTCGGTGGAACGGAACTTGCAATCGTTGGGGGGCCTTGTACAGTGGAAAGCTTGGAACAGATGGAAACGGTCGCTAGCCAACTCGGCGCTGCACCCGTTCAGGCGCTGCGTGGCGGTGTCTACAAACCCCGTACCTCTCCCTATGCGTTCCAGGGAATGGGAGTGGAAGGACTCCAGATTTTGGCAGATGTGCGATCGCGTTATGGCGTACCCGTCGTCACAGAAGTGATGTCAATTGGGCAAATAGAAGCGGTTGCGACTCACGCGGATATGCTGCAAATTGGGAGCCGCAATATGCAAAACTTCGATTTACTGAAAGCTTTGGGACAAGCTGGCAAGCCAATATTGCTCAAACGTGGTCTAGCTTCTACGATTGAAGAATTTGTCATGGCGGCTGAATATATTTTAAGCCACGGCAATCCTGATGTGGTGCTGTGCGAACGGGGTATCCGCAGCTTCGATAACTATACGCGCAATGTGCTAGATTTAGGCGCGGTAGCGGCTTTGAAGCAGATAACCCACTTGCCAGTCATTGTCGATCCGTCTCATGCCGTCGGTAAGCGGGAATTGGTGGCACCTTTGGCAAAGGCTGCGATCGCCTGTGGTGCAGATGGCTTGATTATTGAATGTCACCCAGAACCCGAAAAATCCGTTTCCGATGCTCGTCAGGCGCTTTCTTTAGAAGATATGGTGGATCTCGTTCATAGTTTAAGACCTGTAGCCGCAGCGGTTGGGCGACGTATATCCGAAGTAGGGGCGGGTTTCAGTTTAAAACCCGCCCCTATTCATTTCTCTGCCAAGAAACCATGTGGACTTACAGCTTAA
- a CDS encoding SWIM zinc finger family protein, whose product MAQFSRTWWGKRFIQALEAFTDPARLGRGRSYANGGKVLHYKIDQNEINAVVKGSVNPYFGVYKEPTYIINIEITPIDKSSWSKAIKHLSSKASFVSKLLMNEVPDNIEDAFSDLGLHLLPHNRKDFKTNCSCPDYANPCKHIAGVYYLVASQLDHNPFLLFELRGLSKEALQAELAKSPLGEVLSTELTAKEIPLESSASYYTPLEKVPVPEKINPREFWLGTKRLPQTVEVASLASLPAILIKKQGDYPPFWKKDSSFIEVMEEFYERVRIKNKDVM is encoded by the coding sequence ATGGCTCAATTTAGCCGTACCTGGTGGGGAAAACGCTTCATTCAAGCCTTAGAAGCTTTTACCGATCCTGCGAGATTAGGACGAGGACGTTCTTATGCGAATGGAGGAAAAGTTCTCCACTACAAAATTGACCAGAATGAAATTAATGCTGTTGTTAAAGGTTCAGTCAATCCCTATTTTGGAGTTTACAAAGAACCGACCTATATTATAAATATTGAAATTACACCGATTGATAAATCCAGTTGGTCGAAGGCGATTAAACACCTTTCATCAAAAGCTAGCTTTGTCTCTAAGCTGCTGATGAATGAAGTTCCCGATAATATTGAAGATGCTTTTTCCGACCTGGGATTGCATCTTCTCCCCCACAATCGTAAAGATTTTAAAACAAACTGTTCCTGTCCAGATTATGCCAATCCCTGCAAACACATCGCGGGTGTCTACTACTTGGTAGCGTCCCAATTAGACCACAATCCGTTTCTGTTGTTTGAACTCAGAGGCTTATCTAAAGAAGCACTGCAAGCGGAACTGGCAAAATCTCCTTTAGGTGAGGTTTTATCTACTGAACTCACAGCAAAAGAAATCCCTTTAGAATCCTCAGCGTCTTACTATACACCACTGGAAAAAGTTCCGGTTCCTGAGAAGATAAATCCCAGAGAATTTTGGCTGGGGACTAAGCGACTGCCTCAAACGGTTGAAGTGGCATCTTTGGCAAGTTTGCCAGCAATTTTGATTAAAAAACAGGGTGATTATCCGCCTTTTTGGAAGAAAGATAGTTCTTTTATTGAAGTGATGGAGGAGTTTTATGAGCGAGTGAGAATAAAAAATAAAGATGTGATGTAA